In a genomic window of Maricaulis maris MCS10:
- a CDS encoding ASCH domain-containing protein: MTPEQSSYWQAFCEATGHDRPPEDVFAFGDSPGLADELLALVLADRKKATASHSRWHELGEEPLPRPGDLALVLDGRGKPACIIRTSRVDRHPIKDTTEEFAWAEGEGDRSLSWWMDAHITYWTREAAREGYAFNTGQDAIFHRFDRIWP; the protein is encoded by the coding sequence ATGACACCCGAACAATCCAGCTACTGGCAGGCATTCTGCGAGGCGACCGGTCATGATCGTCCGCCCGAGGATGTGTTTGCCTTCGGCGACAGCCCCGGGCTTGCCGATGAGTTGCTGGCGCTCGTCCTGGCTGACCGCAAGAAGGCGACGGCCTCGCACAGCCGGTGGCATGAACTCGGCGAGGAACCGCTGCCCAGGCCCGGCGACCTCGCCCTGGTGCTCGACGGCCGCGGTAAACCGGCTTGCATCATCAGGACAAGCCGGGTTGATCGCCATCCCATCAAGGACACCACCGAAGAATTTGCCTGGGCTGAGGGCGAAGGGGATCGCAGCCTGTCCTGGTGGATGGACGCCCACATCACCTACTGGACCCGCGAAGCCGCTCGCGAAGGCTATGCTTTCAACACCGGACAGGACGCCATCTTCCACCGCTTCGACCGCATCTGGCCCTGA
- a CDS encoding response regulator, producing the protein MNMPRPARILLVEDNSGDEFLVRDAFERGRARHQLEVVRDGEAALDRLRGLGEHSEKQAPDLILLDLNLPKIDGRDVLKSVKTDKALASIPVLVLTTSSAQSDVTGCYSLHANAYLTKPFDALGYEEIVEAVENFWFATAVLPSQNPAPH; encoded by the coding sequence ATGAACATGCCCCGACCTGCCAGAATTTTGCTTGTGGAAGACAATTCCGGCGACGAATTTCTGGTGCGTGATGCCTTTGAACGCGGACGCGCGCGGCACCAGCTTGAAGTCGTCCGAGACGGCGAGGCGGCTCTGGACCGCTTGCGGGGGCTGGGCGAACATTCTGAAAAACAGGCACCGGATCTCATCCTGCTGGACCTCAACCTGCCCAAGATTGACGGACGTGATGTCCTGAAATCCGTCAAGACCGACAAGGCCCTCGCCAGTATTCCGGTGCTCGTCCTGACCACGTCCTCGGCGCAATCGGACGTCACAGGTTGCTATTCGCTGCACGCGAACGCCTATCTGACAAAGCCGTTCGACGCGCTCGGGTATGAGGAAATCGTCGAGGCGGTCGAAAATTTCTGGTTTGCGACCGCCGTCCTGCCGTCGCAAAATCCAGCGCCACACTGA
- a CDS encoding CPBP family intramembrane glutamic endopeptidase, which yields MAFANDMAVSQGSQTRWPFARHDVFAGLAEPHRMRVIRSLPGMIVWPALMFALIYGAQLAIIIGWAMAGGPATGLSEGGATFLGIILGYAGLAIVMWVWMKRYKVHRPVFSIFPLRLTDFVAAALTIVFMVLIASPLTLSFHEFAMSNPDMTLSGGASRDDLSNVDDFAGAGASLWLVIGLTLIAAPIVEEILFRGWMLPMMMARGVPPIFAIIISALAFGLVHITQGLLVMTSTFFLALALGAARVWTGRLAAPILGHVANNAWAVFAVPYLISLAPAAGGN from the coding sequence GTGGCATTCGCCAACGACATGGCTGTCTCGCAAGGATCACAGACCCGCTGGCCATTTGCCCGCCATGACGTCTTCGCCGGACTGGCGGAACCCCATCGCATGCGCGTGATCCGTTCGCTGCCGGGCATGATTGTCTGGCCGGCTTTGATGTTCGCCCTGATCTATGGTGCGCAGCTGGCCATCATTATCGGCTGGGCCATGGCCGGTGGACCGGCAACCGGCCTGAGTGAAGGCGGTGCCACATTCCTCGGCATCATCCTTGGCTATGCCGGTCTGGCCATTGTCATGTGGGTCTGGATGAAGCGCTACAAGGTGCACAGGCCGGTTTTCAGCATCTTTCCCCTGCGTCTCACCGATTTTGTCGCAGCGGCGCTGACCATTGTCTTCATGGTGCTGATCGCCAGCCCGCTTACCCTCAGCTTCCACGAATTCGCCATGAGCAACCCCGACATGACCCTGTCCGGTGGTGCGTCGCGGGACGATCTGTCCAATGTGGATGACTTCGCCGGCGCGGGTGCCAGCCTGTGGCTGGTCATCGGCCTGACGCTGATTGCCGCGCCGATCGTCGAGGAGATCCTGTTTCGCGGCTGGATGCTGCCCATGATGATGGCCCGCGGCGTCCCGCCCATCTTCGCGATCATCATTTCGGCCCTGGCCTTCGGTCTCGTCCACATTACCCAAGGCCTGTTGGTCATGACCTCGACTTTCTTTCTGGCGCTGGCACTGGGCGCAGCCCGGGTGTGGACCGGCCGTCTGGCGGCACCGATCCTCGGCCATGTCGCCAATAATGCATGGGCCGTATTCGCCGTTCCCTACCTGATCTCGCTGGCTCCGGCGGCCGGTGGCAATTGA
- a CDS encoding sigma-54-dependent transcriptional regulator: MVKSVLIVDDDPTQRRLLQAVIEKQGYRAETAESGEAALDRVAEPGIDVMLLDLIMPGMDGMETLEALKRKQPDLPVIVLTASGGIETVVAAMRAGAVDFFVKPASPERITVSIRNALKVQNLSGEVKRLSRKAEGTLGFADMIAGAPTMRQVVRLGERAAQSDIPILITGESGVGKELVAGSIMAASKRAGGPFVAVNCGAIPENLVESTLFGHEKGAFTGAVGKHMGKFQEADGGTLFLDEIGELPLDMQVKLLRALQEGEVDPVGGKRPVKVNVRIISATNRDLAEQVAAGAFREDLFYRLNVFPIEVPSLRSRKDDIPALVRHFIGRFNAQENKSIQDAAPETHALLSTYDWPGNVRQLENAVFRAVVLSDDDHLKPEDFPQISGLTPQIGEMPDTGALAEIANSVAARDSSAAEDLGPVDIMDEGGHLRSLEEIERDLIEFAIETYAGRMSEVARRLGVGRSTLYRKVREYELDVDGVRAAG; this comes from the coding sequence ATGGTGAAATCAGTTCTGATCGTGGATGACGATCCGACGCAACGCCGCCTCCTTCAGGCGGTGATCGAGAAGCAGGGGTACCGGGCCGAGACCGCGGAAAGCGGCGAGGCGGCACTTGATCGCGTGGCCGAGCCGGGGATCGACGTCATGCTCCTCGACCTGATCATGCCGGGCATGGACGGGATGGAAACGCTGGAAGCGCTGAAGCGCAAACAGCCGGACCTCCCGGTTATCGTCCTGACGGCCAGCGGTGGAATCGAAACGGTTGTGGCCGCAATGCGCGCCGGAGCCGTCGATTTCTTTGTAAAGCCGGCCAGCCCGGAACGCATCACGGTGTCGATCCGCAATGCGCTCAAGGTCCAGAACCTGTCGGGTGAAGTGAAGCGTCTCAGCCGCAAGGCCGAAGGCACGCTGGGCTTTGCCGACATGATTGCCGGCGCGCCGACCATGCGTCAGGTGGTGCGACTGGGTGAGCGCGCCGCCCAATCCGACATTCCGATCCTGATCACGGGTGAAAGCGGCGTCGGCAAGGAGCTGGTGGCCGGATCGATCATGGCCGCGTCCAAGCGCGCCGGTGGTCCTTTCGTTGCCGTGAACTGCGGTGCCATCCCGGAAAATCTCGTAGAATCGACCCTGTTCGGTCACGAGAAGGGCGCCTTCACCGGTGCCGTCGGCAAGCATATGGGCAAGTTCCAGGAGGCCGATGGCGGCACCCTGTTCCTGGACGAGATCGGCGAACTGCCACTGGACATGCAGGTCAAGCTGCTGCGTGCGCTCCAGGAAGGCGAAGTCGACCCGGTCGGTGGCAAGCGCCCCGTGAAGGTCAATGTCCGCATCATTTCGGCGACCAATCGTGATCTCGCCGAACAGGTCGCTGCCGGAGCTTTCCGCGAAGACTTGTTCTATCGCCTCAACGTGTTTCCGATCGAGGTCCCGTCCCTGCGCTCGCGCAAGGATGACATTCCGGCCCTGGTCCGCCATTTCATCGGCCGGTTCAATGCCCAGGAGAACAAGTCGATCCAGGACGCGGCTCCGGAAACGCATGCGCTCCTCTCGACCTATGACTGGCCGGGCAATGTGCGTCAGCTCGAGAATGCGGTCTTCCGTGCCGTGGTGCTGTCAGATGATGACCATCTGAAGCCGGAGGATTTCCCGCAGATTTCGGGCCTGACGCCGCAGATCGGCGAGATGCCCGATACCGGTGCGCTTGCGGAGATCGCCAATTCGGTCGCGGCCCGGGACAGTTCGGCTGCCGAGGATCTGGGTCCCGTCGACATCATGGACGAGGGCGGACATCTGCGCTCGCTCGAGGAGATCGAACGCGACCTGATCGAGTTTGCGATCGAGACCTATGCCGGTCGGATGAGCGAAGTGGCACGCCGTCTCGGTGTCGGCCGTTCGACGCTTTACCGCAAGGTTCGTGAATACGAGCTCGATGTGGACGGCGTCCGCGCCGCCGGCTGA
- a CDS encoding acyl-CoA dehydrogenase family protein: MDFTPTEDRRMIGDSLRRYLAEQYPIEHRNKVAYEGVFHDPAKWAELAELGILGALVTEDDGGFGGAGFDITTVFEEMGRAICAEPMLGNLMALRLYAALGESERVEAIIAGAERAAFGFDESDAYGDLDEITTTADGDTLTGRKTVVYGGNSADFLLIAAKSASGALGLYEVAASDAEVLPYAMIDGAGAAEIILDKAKARCLAEDARAAIEAALDAGRVALCAEAVGAMDVLKVMTKDYLMQRQQFGRPIALFQALQHRLVDFSIEIEQARSITIHAAARLDSEDAKARALAVAQAKNLIGRASKLVAEEAVQMHGGIGMTWEYAGSHYAKRLIMIDHQLGDTEDQLRTAMALSDISEPA; the protein is encoded by the coding sequence ATGGATTTCACGCCGACTGAAGACCGCCGCATGATCGGCGATAGCCTGCGTCGCTATCTGGCCGAACAATATCCGATCGAGCACCGCAACAAGGTCGCCTATGAGGGCGTCTTCCACGACCCGGCCAAATGGGCCGAGCTGGCCGAGCTGGGCATTCTGGGGGCGCTGGTCACCGAGGATGATGGCGGATTCGGCGGAGCCGGGTTCGACATCACGACCGTGTTCGAGGAGATGGGCCGGGCAATCTGTGCCGAGCCCATGCTGGGCAATCTCATGGCCCTGCGCCTCTATGCCGCCCTTGGCGAATCCGAACGCGTCGAGGCGATCATCGCCGGTGCCGAACGCGCTGCTTTCGGCTTCGACGAAAGTGACGCCTATGGCGATCTCGACGAAATCACCACCACCGCAGACGGCGACACGCTGACCGGCCGCAAGACCGTTGTCTATGGCGGCAATAGTGCTGATTTCCTGCTCATCGCCGCCAAGTCGGCAAGCGGTGCGCTGGGCCTTTACGAGGTCGCCGCCAGCGATGCGGAAGTCCTGCCCTACGCCATGATTGACGGGGCCGGCGCTGCCGAAATCATTCTCGACAAGGCCAAGGCGCGCTGCCTGGCCGAGGATGCCCGCGCGGCGATCGAGGCCGCTCTCGACGCTGGTCGCGTTGCGCTGTGTGCCGAAGCGGTTGGCGCAATGGATGTCCTCAAGGTGATGACCAAGGACTACCTCATGCAGCGCCAGCAATTCGGTCGACCGATTGCGCTCTTTCAGGCCCTGCAGCACCGTTTGGTCGATTTCTCTATCGAGATCGAACAAGCCCGGTCGATCACTATCCATGCAGCGGCCAGGCTGGACTCCGAGGATGCCAAGGCCCGCGCCCTGGCCGTTGCCCAGGCCAAAAACCTGATCGGCCGCGCCAGCAAGCTGGTCGCCGAGGAAGCCGTGCAGATGCATGGCGGCATCGGCATGACCTGGGAATATGCCGGTTCCCATTATGCCAAACGCCTGATCATGATTGACCACCAGTTGGGAGACACCGAGGACCAGCTGCGCACGGCCATGGCCCTGTCGGATATTTCCGAACCGGCCTGA
- a CDS encoding alpha/beta fold hydrolase, with protein sequence MSQKAASSPRPPAPLVQFNGDRPPAPDWFAKALAVPTETGTVSVENATICWKAWGTRGAPGLILVHGGVAHKDWWDSIAPFLADTRRVVALDLSGMGDSDHRDRYRMETYALEVLAAGEAGGAFEAGKPFVVGHSFGGFVSLATAMEHGERLAGIAVLDSPIRPSDEQRRSSPPSRGGMIYNSFEAALARFRLLPEQDCDNAFLLDHIARQSLKQIARPDGTPGWTWKFDPKLWDKLDYNRPPPADIVGALKTRIALFRGANSRLVTDEVWTFMRETFGPETTMVSIPQAEHHLILDQPIAVAAALEVLTGPGWG encoded by the coding sequence ATGAGCCAAAAAGCCGCGTCCTCCCCCCGCCCGCCTGCCCCGCTTGTCCAGTTCAATGGTGACCGCCCGCCGGCACCGGACTGGTTTGCCAAGGCCCTCGCCGTGCCCACCGAAACCGGCACCGTATCCGTCGAGAACGCGACCATCTGCTGGAAAGCCTGGGGCACACGCGGGGCGCCCGGGCTGATCCTTGTGCATGGCGGTGTCGCCCACAAGGACTGGTGGGACAGTATCGCGCCCTTCCTCGCCGATACTCGCCGTGTCGTCGCACTGGACCTGTCGGGCATGGGCGACAGCGATCATCGCGACCGCTACCGCATGGAGACCTATGCACTGGAAGTCCTCGCGGCAGGCGAGGCCGGCGGTGCCTTCGAGGCCGGTAAACCTTTTGTGGTTGGCCATTCCTTCGGCGGTTTTGTGTCGCTCGCGACGGCCATGGAGCATGGCGAACGCCTTGCCGGCATTGCCGTCCTCGACAGCCCGATCCGGCCGAGTGACGAACAGCGCCGCTCCTCCCCGCCCTCGCGCGGTGGCATGATCTACAACTCCTTCGAGGCCGCGCTGGCCCGCTTCCGCCTGCTGCCGGAACAGGATTGCGACAACGCCTTCCTGCTGGACCACATCGCACGGCAGTCGCTGAAACAGATCGCCCGGCCCGACGGCACGCCCGGCTGGACCTGGAAGTTTGACCCGAAACTCTGGGACAAGCTGGACTATAACCGCCCGCCACCGGCCGATATTGTCGGCGCGCTGAAGACGCGGATCGCGCTGTTCCGCGGCGCCAATTCACGCCTGGTGACGGATGAAGTCTGGACTTTCATGCGCGAGACATTCGGGCCGGAGACGACCATGGTCTCGATCCCGCAGGCCGAGCATCACCTGATCCTCGATCAACCGATCGCGGTCGCCGCGGCGCTGGAAGTGCTGACCGGTCCGGGTTGGGGCTGA
- a CDS encoding alpha/beta fold hydrolase: MSPVLAFLGIAAIGLLGLIGFALWRARQAVARIEARFPPRAEFVTVEGNRLHVRQTGPASGPAVLVLHGAASNLEEPFLALSNALADDRVIWLDRPGLGWSARPAGDWDPEREARLIARLLETLETGPVTVIGHSWGGAITMRLAMDHPDHVDGIVLIAPALSAWIGDAAWFNAASFWPVLGPLITRLVVPLSGERQASSGAAKAFHPEPLPDGYVEASALPLLLRPDNWKANSRDMMQVNYHLEAQEDRYEDITQPTIVLAGKADTVLWSHRHGGMVAERMPRATMRWISGAGHNLHHHHPAAVHDAVTEVRRLAAQASPNAAMTGPAA; this comes from the coding sequence GTGTCGCCTGTCCTCGCATTTCTCGGCATCGCGGCTATCGGCCTGCTCGGACTGATCGGATTTGCATTGTGGAGGGCGCGCCAGGCTGTCGCCCGGATAGAGGCCCGCTTTCCACCACGCGCCGAATTCGTCACGGTGGAGGGCAACCGACTCCATGTGCGCCAGACGGGTCCGGCAAGCGGCCCGGCCGTTCTGGTCCTGCACGGGGCCGCATCGAATCTGGAAGAACCCTTCCTCGCACTTTCGAACGCCCTGGCCGACGACCGTGTCATCTGGCTGGACCGTCCGGGACTTGGGTGGAGCGCCCGCCCAGCCGGCGACTGGGACCCGGAACGCGAAGCCCGCCTGATCGCCCGACTTCTCGAAACCCTGGAAACAGGGCCTGTTACCGTGATCGGTCACTCCTGGGGCGGCGCAATCACGATGCGCCTCGCGATGGACCACCCGGACCATGTGGACGGGATTGTGCTGATAGCGCCGGCCCTGTCCGCCTGGATCGGGGATGCCGCCTGGTTCAATGCCGCCAGCTTCTGGCCGGTTCTCGGCCCGCTCATCACCCGGCTGGTCGTGCCCCTGTCCGGCGAGCGTCAGGCCAGCAGCGGCGCGGCGAAGGCCTTCCACCCCGAACCCTTGCCCGATGGCTATGTCGAGGCCTCGGCCCTGCCCCTGCTGCTGCGCCCCGACAACTGGAAGGCCAATTCCCGCGACATGATGCAGGTGAATTACCACCTCGAGGCGCAGGAAGACCGTTACGAAGACATCACCCAGCCGACCATTGTCCTCGCCGGAAAGGCGGATACGGTCCTTTGGTCGCACCGCCATGGCGGCATGGTGGCAGAGCGGATGCCGCGCGCCACCATGCGCTGGATATCCGGCGCCGGGCACAATCTGCACCACCATCACCCCGCCGCCGTGCATGACGCCGTAACCGAGGTCCGCCGCCTGGCCGCACAAGCTTCACCAAATGCCGCAATGACTGGCCCCGCCGCTTGA
- a CDS encoding response regulator transcription factor — MIEVVIAEDQTLLRDALATLLGLESDIAVVGLAADGREAHALVRRHKPDVLLTDIEMPDMTGLELAALMRREDMATRVLIVTTFDRPGYLRRAMEAGVAGFVLKDGPSADLAGAIRRIAGGERVIAPELAARAWDEADPLSDAERRLLRLAEAGLDSNAIAEASGLARGTVRNYLHSAIGKLGATNRIEAARIARQKGWL, encoded by the coding sequence ATGATTGAGGTGGTGATCGCGGAAGACCAGACGCTGTTGCGGGACGCGCTGGCGACCCTTTTGGGTCTGGAAAGCGACATCGCGGTGGTCGGTCTCGCCGCCGATGGCCGTGAGGCCCATGCGCTGGTGCGCCGCCACAAGCCCGATGTGTTGCTGACCGATATCGAAATGCCGGACATGACCGGTCTCGAACTGGCGGCGCTGATGCGGCGCGAGGACATGGCTACCCGCGTCCTGATCGTCACCACCTTCGACCGACCCGGATATCTGCGTCGGGCGATGGAGGCGGGAGTGGCCGGATTTGTACTCAAGGATGGACCGTCAGCCGATCTGGCGGGGGCCATCCGCCGCATTGCTGGCGGCGAGCGGGTGATCGCGCCGGAACTGGCGGCCCGTGCCTGGGACGAGGCTGATCCGCTCAGCGATGCCGAGCGTCGCCTTTTGCGCCTGGCTGAAGCCGGTCTCGACAGCAATGCCATCGCCGAGGCGTCCGGCCTCGCCCGCGGCACGGTGCGCAATTATCTGCACAGCGCCATCGGCAAGCTGGGCGCGACAAACCGGATCGAGGCGGCCCGGATCGCGCGACAAAAGGGGTGGTTGTAG
- a CDS encoding DUF2312 domain-containing protein — MAFIDPANETHNDQSDAIGGAAREQLKAFVARIERLEEDKANVMADMKEVYAEAKSSGYDTKILRKVIALRKIDRHERQETEALLELYLGAVES, encoded by the coding sequence ATGGCATTCATCGATCCTGCGAACGAGACCCACAATGACCAGTCCGACGCCATAGGCGGCGCGGCCCGCGAGCAACTGAAAGCCTTCGTGGCCCGCATCGAACGCCTCGAGGAAGACAAGGCCAACGTCATGGCCGACATGAAGGAAGTCTATGCCGAGGCCAAGTCCTCCGGCTATGACACCAAGATTCTCCGCAAGGTGATCGCACTGCGCAAGATCGACCGCCATGAGCGTCAGGAAACCGAAGCGCTGCTGGAACTGTATCTCGGCGCCGTCGAGAGCTAG
- a CDS encoding ATP-binding protein, with protein MRDLKANAIILIAYLLAGIGSFLMAIPPGFIAPVWLPGAIGLAAVLLVGYRALPAIVIGAILLTLPYGLFVLEAGPVSSLAGSAGLALAAALQAVIAKRLIHPGTVSAMSLETGPQLARLIAVGAIFASLCGAALASAWLTIGGFAPPDLDFWTAFARNWAGNAVGAAAVSPVILLLFAKERVSRRRKRNVALVFAILSVIGLATFATTRFNAIEQRREAFATLITEDHIALQERINGARRRLESLHALFAASETVTDQEFATYVAIAFGQFDSATSVHWLVTEDGGQLSQHALLDPPAELVATQARAILVTSDRRVVTDHYFEGLPNLVETTLLTGMLSGTPLFGEGDEAWIGLALPAFAGNTIPATVNDRRRDFRGIAVGTFDISTIISRAFTHEGDDYSFRVSGIGSDGVAPWSFGTLDADSRLTTSLPLAIGDETWLIEFAATDRFLAEKQDWLSWAVIVIGLIFITMLNALALMSTARTDLVQRLVDEKSAEALALSNNLSLVLEHAADAILSVDGNGRGVLVNPAAAHMLGYELDALTGEMIHELIHPVDLQGRPHNRTECPVFQGSPDQSRHSGIERFRRKDGSDFFAEFSTEIIISPDGTTVGAVTILRDITARMEEEADRERFIEQLTRANEELERFAFAASHDLQEPLRLISNFTGLLASRHGDKLDESGLTYLRHTLDATARMQTLITDLLAYGRLNSDADAMNTDVDLTALVSSTLDTLGPAVQAARDHIEIGSLPVVRGNPARLGQLMQNLIGNAVKFQRAGQQAEVRISARDLGKSWEIEVADNGIGIKPDYREQIFKPFKRLHSPDTYPGSGMGLAICRKIVQSHGGMLTIVDNIPTGSIFRFTLPKALPTESGEVGTPSETVDP; from the coding sequence ATGCGTGACCTCAAGGCGAACGCGATCATCCTGATTGCATATTTGCTGGCGGGCATCGGGTCCTTCCTGATGGCCATACCGCCTGGCTTCATTGCGCCGGTCTGGTTGCCAGGCGCCATCGGCCTCGCCGCCGTCCTGCTGGTCGGATATCGCGCCCTGCCCGCTATTGTCATCGGAGCGATACTGCTCACCCTCCCGTATGGGCTGTTCGTCCTTGAAGCGGGACCGGTCTCCTCCCTGGCAGGCAGTGCCGGACTGGCGCTCGCGGCGGCCCTGCAGGCTGTAATCGCGAAACGCCTCATCCATCCCGGCACGGTCAGTGCGATGTCACTCGAAACCGGGCCGCAACTTGCCCGACTGATTGCCGTCGGCGCGATCTTCGCAAGCCTGTGCGGAGCTGCCCTGGCATCAGCCTGGCTGACAATCGGCGGCTTCGCGCCACCCGACCTGGACTTCTGGACAGCCTTCGCCAGGAACTGGGCAGGCAATGCCGTCGGCGCGGCCGCAGTCAGCCCGGTCATCCTCCTATTGTTCGCGAAAGAGCGGGTCAGCCGGCGGCGCAAGCGCAATGTCGCCCTGGTGTTCGCCATTCTCTCCGTGATCGGCCTCGCGACGTTTGCGACGACGCGTTTCAATGCCATCGAACAACGCCGGGAGGCCTTCGCAACGCTGATCACCGAAGATCACATCGCCTTGCAGGAGCGGATCAATGGCGCCCGCCGTCGCCTGGAATCGCTACACGCCCTGTTCGCGGCATCGGAAACCGTCACCGACCAGGAATTCGCGACCTATGTCGCCATCGCCTTCGGGCAGTTCGACAGCGCAACATCTGTCCACTGGCTGGTCACGGAAGACGGCGGGCAACTTTCACAGCATGCCTTGCTGGATCCGCCGGCAGAATTGGTCGCGACCCAGGCGCGCGCGATCCTCGTCACCTCAGACCGCCGCGTTGTGACAGACCATTATTTCGAAGGCCTGCCCAACCTCGTCGAAACGACCCTGCTGACCGGCATGCTGTCAGGCACCCCCCTGTTCGGCGAGGGCGATGAAGCGTGGATCGGTTTGGCCTTGCCCGCCTTCGCCGGCAACACAATTCCGGCCACGGTGAACGACAGGCGCAGGGATTTTCGCGGCATCGCTGTCGGGACATTCGACATCAGCACGATCATATCCAGAGCCTTCACACACGAAGGTGACGATTATAGTTTCCGGGTGAGCGGCATTGGATCCGACGGCGTAGCGCCCTGGAGTTTTGGAACGCTCGACGCTGACAGTCGGCTGACGACATCGCTTCCCCTGGCCATCGGCGACGAGACCTGGCTGATCGAATTCGCCGCGACTGACAGGTTTCTGGCAGAGAAACAGGACTGGCTGTCCTGGGCGGTGATCGTGATCGGCCTGATTTTCATCACCATGCTCAATGCACTGGCCCTGATGTCGACAGCCCGGACCGATCTCGTCCAGCGCCTAGTTGACGAGAAGTCCGCGGAAGCCCTCGCCCTGTCGAACAATCTGTCCCTGGTGCTGGAACACGCGGCTGACGCGATCTTGAGTGTTGATGGCAATGGCCGTGGTGTACTGGTCAATCCGGCTGCGGCACACATGCTGGGCTATGAGCTGGACGCACTCACCGGCGAAATGATCCACGAACTCATCCATCCGGTCGACCTGCAGGGACGACCGCACAACCGTACCGAATGCCCGGTCTTCCAGGGAAGCCCAGACCAGTCCCGACATAGCGGCATCGAGCGGTTCCGCCGCAAGGACGGCAGCGATTTCTTCGCCGAATTCTCGACGGAAATCATCATTTCGCCCGACGGGACCACTGTCGGCGCTGTTACCATCCTGCGTGACATCACGGCCCGGATGGAGGAGGAGGCCGATCGCGAGCGCTTCATCGAACAACTGACCCGGGCCAATGAAGAGCTTGAGCGATTTGCCTTCGCGGCCAGCCATGACTTGCAGGAACCCTTGCGCCTGATTTCCAATTTCACCGGCCTGTTGGCCAGCCGGCATGGCGACAAGCTTGATGAAAGCGGCCTTACCTATTTGCGTCACACGCTCGATGCGACGGCCCGTATGCAGACGCTGATCACTGACCTGCTCGCTTATGGCCGACTGAATTCCGATGCTGACGCCATGAATACCGATGTCGACCTCACCGCTCTGGTGTCCAGCACCCTCGACACGCTGGGACCGGCTGTTCAAGCGGCGCGGGATCATATCGAGATTGGATCGTTACCGGTCGTTCGGGGCAATCCGGCACGCCTGGGCCAGCTGATGCAAAACCTGATCGGCAATGCCGTCAAATTCCAGCGGGCCGGCCAACAAGCCGAGGTTCGTATTTCGGCGCGAGATCTGGGAAAGAGCTGGGAGATCGAGGTCGCCGACAACGGGATCGGCATCAAACCTGACTACCGCGAACAGATTTTCAAACCCTTCAAACGCTTGCATTCACCCGACACCTATCCCGGCAGCGGAATGGGCCTGGCGATCTGTCGAAAAATTGTCCAATCCCATGGAGGCATGCTAACGATAGTCGACAATATCCCGACCGGAAGCATCTTCCGTTTCACTCTGCCAAAAGCCCTCCCGACAGAGTCGGGCGAGGTCGGAACCCCATCGGAAACAGTAGACCCATGA